From one Saprospiraceae bacterium genomic stretch:
- a CDS encoding T9SS type A sorting domain-containing protein, which translates to MKKISLVLSFLLFYFINFGQYQPFITDPVLDPAPYKFAGQTGTATFAVGNSGACALNRFNENPCQNNSCKLVIRIGLSDGSSEPESGQANAVVHPTADLSGTAVSWFNWVYDDFSSQWLGIQNQVIPSGAGDIIVVHLRHVVGSPMSNPNNGLIVNLEPLAFGNGAPTPSDWTSCSQRPLSGGNVEADDQFSEYTYLPLQLINFNAKYLGQNKSKLTWITKNEISLEFNIERKINGEENWTTIGKKAAAGQSSNEQLYIYDDNIGSAGKVYYRIKQIDVNGSYTYTDIQSIIIKKNDRFSMEAYPNPVKGKLEIVFNSNTESNVRLEIYDILGRSVFNKGLQFRNGSNYLDLNMSEYTPGTYIVRVSSAEINESMTVVKVDY; encoded by the coding sequence ATGAAAAAGATCTCTTTGGTTTTAAGCTTTTTATTATTTTATTTTATAAATTTTGGACAATATCAACCATTTATAACTGATCCGGTTTTAGATCCGGCACCATATAAATTTGCAGGTCAAACCGGTACAGCTACATTTGCAGTAGGGAACTCAGGAGCATGTGCTTTGAACAGATTTAATGAGAATCCGTGCCAAAATAATAGCTGTAAACTTGTAATTCGGATTGGACTATCTGATGGTTCTAGTGAGCCGGAGTCAGGTCAAGCTAATGCAGTCGTTCATCCTACAGCAGATTTGAGTGGGACTGCAGTATCATGGTTTAATTGGGTATATGATGATTTTTCATCTCAGTGGTTAGGCATTCAAAATCAAGTAATACCATCAGGTGCTGGCGATATTATCGTAGTTCATTTGAGACACGTAGTTGGATCTCCAATGTCCAATCCTAATAATGGACTTATTGTAAATCTGGAACCACTTGCATTTGGAAATGGTGCTCCAACTCCATCGGATTGGACAAGTTGTAGCCAAAGACCTTTGAGTGGTGGAAATGTCGAAGCAGATGATCAATTTTCGGAGTATACATATCTTCCTTTGCAACTTATTAATTTCAACGCTAAATATTTGGGTCAAAACAAATCGAAACTAACTTGGATTACAAAAAATGAAATTTCACTTGAATTTAATATTGAAAGAAAGATAAATGGAGAAGAAAATTGGACAACTATAGGCAAGAAAGCCGCAGCTGGTCAATCAAGTAATGAGCAATTATATATATATGATGACAATATTGGAAGTGCAGGGAAAGTATATTATAGGATTAAGCAGATTGATGTAAATGGAAGTTACACTTATACAGATATACAGAGTATTATTATTAAAAAAAATGATAGGTTTAGTATGGAAGCATATCCAAATCCAGTAAAAGGAAAGCTTGAGATAGTTTTTAATAGTAATACTGAGAGCAACGTGAGATTAGAAATCTATGATATTCTTGGTCGAAGTGTTTTCAATAAAGGGTTGCAATTTCGAAATGGTTCGAACTACCTTGACCTTAACATGTCGGAGTATACGCCAGGTACTTATATCGTACGGGTATCGAGTGCGGAGATCAATGAGTCGATGACGGTGGTGAAAGTGGATTATTAA
- a CDS encoding carboxypeptidase regulatory-like domain-containing protein, with product MIQFCLKLGNGSFHRIALLLLVMGLIPMSERLFGQTNPLAPAYGFNIFVQNNVSIGPADVEGGFAAGGNFTFSPNGLSNYAGNANAGGVGNAYGTVSGTKYATVIGGNINWTGSVDHFDFNLNTTGALMKFGSVNGGTYASNRITNGSKFLNINGTHAAQNTTASFVQTGIINFSSEFATLTATSSCLSGLAQTIADPTSSSYSVTLATGLNVINITGAQLTSLSDFNVTNASSSRYLVINVNAAGSYTLSSLNQNFVSSAPYVLWNFYNATTLSVERLVGSLLAPLADVTKPVGANNIDGQVVAKSYTQLAGETHIASLNFNVTCGSSPTCTISTGGTIAADQTICSGGDPVAFTSSAAASGNGTITYQWQSSTSSTSTGFSNISGATSITYDIPSGLTQTTYYRRVATNTITGGATCTANSNALTVTVNTPPAIAECEARINGTWTVLANCVASVCPGNSLSLSVNPGTYPAGYTQSWSGPNGFTATGNDALVANSVTAANAGTYTFTVSNGVCSVSKTITVEVCCDAKITSLFFYHTNNDGNDIEISEGGILDINDLLSSYNLRATASGSNLSSVKFTVTGTSGGSSGTRTDGSSPYSYPTGSTTAFTASNLTVGSYSVKVEALNSGGTVCHDTTITFSVADIVPLTCNCPNNLVLNPSFEGTGAGITTNWTTSSGSTLIAATGTAGVTPPCGNDYAIFSYDGSSGSTPGSTRRFWQVINVGASMPAGSTITFAAFAGIGTPSGNHAASTSCGQNLMIEYYNGASLIRRDVSSNITNNIYSGAGPGFLPYSVTGIIPSNATSIRIGGEADCQFLKFDGACLQVECTNVAAGTDGSTSVCENSTTSINLFSLITGEDTGGTWSRLTGSGGTFTAGAGTYTPAAGATTSTFRYVLLGSCSNDTSIATVTIKPAPLPVIIAGSNTACAGQPVQFCAEIVSGIQYYEWDFGTGATPSTSKNRCENVVWSTTGTKTISLYYIMLNGCTTNTITYNLTVNNTPNAGTDGSTTVCANSTTSINLFSLITGEQTGGTWSKVSGTGGTFSAGAGTFMPTSATTSVFRYVVNGTSPCPNDTSLATVNITPTFTLGDFVWYDQNNNGIQDGGEPGLGSVTVRLYDDQDNNNIPDGLAIQTTSTSPSGAYSFTGICQGRYIVSIVTPSGYIQSITTATSADPNNATANDNNGIAIYNTTELRSNDINLTADNPRVDFGLIGTGSIGDLVFKDNDGNGLQGGVGETGISGVIVTLTYTINGSNFTVKDTTDANGIYTFNNLPPGTYNVNFGTPSGYSATTANAGGNSSNSSTTDTNDSDPTGGNVTGIVLAAGENNLGIDAGFNQTVNLGDYVWYDQNNNGIQDPGEPGLAGATVKLYAANGTTLLQTAPVTGNTGAYNFTGLTPGDYVVGVTPPAGYKSSAVDGGDPDNNTLNDDNGTGSGTGEVKSLPITLTSGGEPTNDGDGNNGNLTVDFGFAGTGSIGDLVWRDNDGNGLQGGVGETGIPGVIVTLTYTINSTNFTVLDTTDANGIYTFNNLPSATYAVNFGTPSGYSATTANAGGNSSNSSTTDTNDSDPTGGNVTGIVLAAGENNLGIDAGFNQTVNLGDYVWFDQNNNGIQDPGEPGLAGATVKLYAANGTTLLQTAPVTGNTGAYNFTGLTPGDYVVGVTPPAGYKSSAVDGGDPDNNTLNDDNGTGSGTGEVKSLPITLTSGGEPTNDGDGNNGNLTVDFGFAGTGSIGDLVWRDNDGNGLQGGVGETGIPGVIVTLTYTINSTNFTVLDTTDANGIYTFNNLPPATYAVNFGTPSGYSATTANAGGNSSNSSTTDTNDSDPTGGNVTGIVLAAGENNLGIDAGFNQTVNLGDYVWFDQNNNGFQDPGEPGLAGATVKLYAANGTTLLQTAPVTGNTGAYNFTGLTPGDYVVGVTPPAGYKSSAVDGGDPDNNTLNDDNGTGSGTGEVKSLPITLTSGGEPTNDGDGNNGNLTVDFGFAGTGSIGDFVWKDLNANGIQNGGGETGVPGVIATLTYTINSTSFTIKDTTDANGLYLFPNLPPSSTYSLSFSNVPAGMVISPSNVGDDNFDSDGPGAIAITLAAGQNDLSNDLGLYAPAAIGNFVWHDLNANGIQDPGEPGISGVSVSLSGGPSTPPATNTDGNGKYLFSNLTPGTYTVTFGTPAGGYLASPANIGSTTDDKDSDAGSGGTTSAYTLVSGQTDTTVDAGFYKLASLGDYVWYDKNKNGIQDNIIDPNGNIVGPEMPVQGISVQLKRVSDNSVAGTAVTNSSGFYLFSNVIPGDYYVQMVTATIPANFDITQKDVSGNTMDTKDSDFNPATGKSDNTNLTSGENDLTWDMGIYMISASIVDPCICKNNATNGKNGQFDEILDVMATPGGSWMIIQQTGMYLSTSPAPPAAPIPVPVGTMLNNVGLGMYRYNFVHIDSLGYTVRVTNGTDTLMITNLCPYPDVIMAAFDTALCIYDAPINLMATANMPGTIDYIITTSGNTEIHTNVIDPATLGMGTFTLKLTFTPLDPTLCQNTYIQSFNISISNCPAALGNFVWNDQNANGKQDPGEPGIPNVNVTLTNVTTAATTNAMTAPNGKYLFNNLAPGTYKVTFGTPAGYIPTAANAAGVLDDVDRDAGAGGMTGNYTLIGGQVDSTVDAGFRLPPDLTPTISLSPSSFVVSASNPNRQLRMFVRLSEILNQPTNGTTITIQIVKDNRFTFTYNPALTSLGTTTLENTDWTFDNSNPVFWIWRTNKVIPGLNSTTFGLQGNFNTQGVNGTKFFTVQLINGGGGEINLNNNVNAEKIDYFISN from the coding sequence ATGATTCAATTTTGTCTTAAACTAGGTAATGGCTCGTTCCATCGTATAGCACTTCTCCTTTTAGTTATGGGATTGATCCCTATGAGTGAAAGACTTTTTGGACAGACCAATCCACTGGCACCCGCTTACGGATTTAACATTTTTGTTCAAAACAATGTAAGCATAGGCCCTGCCGATGTGGAGGGAGGTTTCGCCGCCGGTGGCAATTTTACTTTTAGCCCAAATGGATTATCCAATTATGCAGGCAATGCCAATGCCGGGGGAGTCGGAAATGCTTACGGTACAGTATCAGGTACCAAATATGCCACGGTGATCGGTGGTAATATAAACTGGACCGGAAGTGTGGATCATTTCGATTTTAATTTGAACACTACCGGAGCTTTAATGAAATTTGGAAGTGTTAATGGAGGCACTTATGCTTCTAATCGAATTACAAATGGAAGTAAATTTCTAAATATTAATGGTACACATGCTGCTCAGAATACTACTGCTAGCTTTGTCCAAACTGGCATAATTAATTTTTCTTCAGAATTTGCAACCTTGACAGCTACTTCAAGCTGTTTATCCGGGTTGGCACAGACCATTGCAGATCCTACCAGCAGCAGTTATAGTGTCACCTTAGCGACTGGCTTAAATGTGATCAATATCACAGGAGCCCAACTAACGAGTTTAAGCGATTTTAATGTGACGAATGCAAGCAGTTCGAGATATTTAGTGATTAATGTGAATGCTGCCGGATCTTATACTTTAAGTTCTTTAAACCAAAATTTTGTAAGCAGTGCTCCGTATGTGCTCTGGAATTTTTACAATGCTACTACTTTAAGTGTCGAGAGATTGGTTGGTTCTTTGTTAGCTCCCCTGGCAGATGTGACTAAACCGGTTGGTGCTAACAATATTGATGGACAAGTCGTCGCAAAATCTTATACACAACTTGCGGGAGAAACTCATATTGCCTCCTTAAATTTTAATGTTACTTGTGGGTCTTCACCTACCTGTACAATCTCCACCGGTGGTACCATCGCTGCGGATCAAACCATCTGCTCTGGAGGTGACCCTGTGGCTTTTACTTCTTCTGCAGCTGCTTCTGGCAATGGCACTATCACTTATCAATGGCAAAGCTCTACCAGCAGTACTTCTACCGGTTTTTCTAATATATCTGGCGCCACCAGTATTACTTATGACATTCCATCCGGCCTTACTCAGACTACCTATTATAGAAGAGTAGCCACCAATACCATCACAGGAGGTGCTACGTGTACGGCCAACAGCAATGCATTGACAGTGACTGTCAATACCCCACCCGCTATCGCGGAATGTGAAGCCAGGATCAATGGTACCTGGACAGTATTGGCTAACTGTGTCGCGAGCGTGTGTCCGGGTAATTCATTATCCCTCAGTGTCAATCCTGGTACTTATCCGGCAGGTTATACACAATCCTGGTCGGGTCCTAATGGTTTTACGGCCACTGGGAATGATGCATTGGTAGCTAATAGTGTGACTGCTGCTAATGCGGGCACTTATACATTCACTGTTAGTAATGGGGTTTGTTCTGTAAGTAAGACTATTACTGTGGAGGTTTGTTGCGATGCCAAAATCACTAGCCTGTTTTTTTATCATACCAATAATGATGGAAATGACATTGAAATTTCGGAAGGAGGCATTTTAGATATCAATGATTTATTAAGCAGTTACAATCTCAGAGCTACTGCTTCAGGCTCAAATTTAAGTAGTGTTAAATTTACCGTGACAGGGACTTCTGGAGGTTCTTCTGGTACTCGTACAGATGGTTCATCACCTTATTCATATCCTACGGGATCAACAACGGCCTTTACCGCATCAAACCTTACGGTTGGATCATATTCAGTTAAAGTAGAAGCTTTAAACTCTGGTGGCACAGTTTGTCATGATACGACGATTACATTTTCTGTTGCCGATATAGTCCCACTCACTTGCAACTGCCCAAATAATTTGGTGCTCAATCCTAGTTTTGAAGGAACAGGGGCCGGCATAACTACCAATTGGACCACCTCATCCGGCTCTACCTTAATTGCAGCCACCGGTACTGCAGGAGTCACTCCACCATGTGGAAATGATTATGCTATATTTTCTTATGATGGTTCTAGCGGATCTACTCCAGGATCTACCCGAAGATTTTGGCAGGTGATCAATGTTGGAGCAAGCATGCCTGCAGGGTCAACCATTACGTTTGCAGCATTTGCAGGTATCGGGACGCCCTCCGGCAATCACGCTGCCTCCACTTCCTGTGGCCAAAACCTGATGATAGAATATTATAACGGTGCTAGTTTAATCAGACGCGATGTATCTTCTAATATCACTAACAATATTTATTCAGGGGCAGGCCCGGGCTTTTTACCTTATTCCGTCACCGGCATAATCCCCTCAAATGCGACTTCCATCAGAATAGGAGGAGAGGCTGATTGTCAGTTTTTAAAATTTGATGGAGCTTGCTTGCAAGTTGAGTGTACTAATGTTGCTGCCGGCACAGATGGGAGTACATCGGTTTGTGAAAACTCAACCACTTCTATTAATTTATTCAGTTTAATTACCGGTGAAGATACTGGGGGCACCTGGAGCAGACTTACAGGATCCGGAGGCACATTCACTGCAGGCGCTGGCACATATACTCCTGCAGCAGGAGCGACAACATCCACTTTTAGATATGTTCTTTTAGGATCATGTTCCAATGACACCAGTATTGCGACGGTTACCATAAAACCTGCACCGCTTCCTGTTATCATTGCTGGTTCTAATACCGCTTGTGCCGGTCAGCCGGTCCAGTTTTGCGCCGAAATCGTATCGGGCATCCAATATTATGAGTGGGATTTTGGCACAGGAGCTACTCCCTCAACATCAAAGAATAGATGTGAAAATGTAGTCTGGTCTACTACCGGTACGAAAACTATTAGCTTGTATTATATCATGCTTAATGGCTGCACAACCAATACAATTACTTATAATTTAACTGTAAATAATACTCCTAACGCAGGTACTGATGGTTCTACCACTGTTTGTGCCAACAGCACGACCAGCATCAACCTCTTTAGCTTGATCACCGGTGAACAAACTGGCGGTACCTGGTCAAAAGTATCTGGTACCGGAGGCACTTTTAGTGCAGGTGCAGGTACTTTCATGCCTACCAGTGCGACTACCTCCGTATTCCGATATGTGGTCAATGGTACCAGCCCTTGCCCTAATGATACCAGCCTGGCCACTGTCAATATCACGCCAACTTTCACTTTGGGTGATTTTGTATGGTACGATCAAAATAATAACGGTATTCAGGATGGAGGTGAGCCCGGTTTAGGAAGCGTCACAGTAAGACTGTATGATGATCAGGACAATAATAATATTCCTGATGGACTGGCCATACAAACTACCTCTACCAGTCCTTCTGGGGCTTATTCCTTCACCGGTATTTGCCAGGGAAGATATATCGTGAGTATTGTGACTCCTTCAGGATATATCCAATCCATTACTACTGCTACGAGTGCTGATCCTAACAATGCTACCGCAAATGATAATAATGGAATAGCAATCTATAACACTACTGAGTTGAGATCAAACGATATCAACCTTACAGCGGACAATCCACGTGTAGACTTTGGATTAATAGGCACAGGTTCTATCGGCGACCTGGTATTTAAAGACAATGATGGCAACGGCTTACAAGGTGGAGTTGGTGAAACAGGCATCTCCGGAGTCATCGTCACCCTGACTTATACAATCAATGGAAGCAATTTCACCGTAAAAGACACGACAGATGCCAATGGTATCTACACCTTCAATAATCTGCCTCCAGGCACCTATAACGTAAACTTTGGCACCCCCTCCGGGTACAGTGCCACTACCGCCAATGCCGGAGGCAATAGCTCAAACAGCAGCACCACAGATACCAATGACAGCGATCCAACCGGTGGCAATGTGACCGGAATCGTACTGGCTGCCGGTGAAAACAACCTGGGCATCGATGCAGGTTTCAACCAAACTGTCAATCTCGGCGATTATGTCTGGTATGATCAAAATAATAATGGTATCCAGGATCCGGGCGAACCAGGACTAGCCGGAGCGACTGTTAAATTGTATGCTGCCAACGGCACTACCCTTTTACAGACAGCACCGGTGACCGGAAACACCGGGGCCTACAATTTTACAGGACTTACTCCTGGCGACTACGTAGTAGGTGTAACTCCACCTGCAGGCTACAAATCATCAGCAGTAGATGGTGGTGATCCTGACAACAATACACTCAATGACGACAACGGAACAGGATCAGGCACCGGAGAAGTAAAAAGCTTACCAATCACCTTGACCAGTGGTGGCGAACCAACCAATGACGGTGATGGCAATAATGGTAACCTGACTGTAGACTTTGGTTTTGCAGGTACCGGCTCTATTGGCGACCTGGTGTGGAGAGACAATGATGGCAATGGTTTGCAAGGTGGAGTCGGTGAAACAGGCATCCCTGGAGTCATCGTGACTTTGACCTATACGATCAACAGCACGAATTTCACCGTGCTTGATACCACAGACGCCAATGGCATCTATACCTTTAACAATCTTCCGTCGGCCACCTATGCGGTAAACTTTGGCACCCCCTCCGGGTACAGTGCCACTACCGCCAATGCCGGAGGTAATAGCTCAAACAGCAGCACCACAGATACCAATGACAGCGATCCAACCGGTGGCAATGTGACCGGAATCGTACTGGCTGCCGGTGAAAATAACCTGGGCATCGATGCAGGTTTCAACCAAACTGTCAATCTCGGCGATTATGTCTGGTTTGATCAAAATAATAATGGAATCCAGGATCCTGGCGAACCAGGACTAGCTGGAGCGACTGTTAAATTGTATGCTGCCAACGGCACTACCCTTTTACAGACAGCACCAGTGACCGGAAACACCGGGGCCTACAATTTTACCGGACTTACTCCTGGCGACTACGTAGTAGGTGTAACTCCACCTGCAGGCTACAAATCATCAGCAGTAGATGGTGGTGATCCTGACAACAATACACTCAATGACGACAACGGAACAGGATCAGGCACCGGAGAAGTAAAAAGCTTACCAATCACCTTGACCAGTGGTGGCGAACCTACCAATGACGGTGATGGCAATAACGGCAACCTGACCGTAGACTTTGGTTTTGCAGGTACCGGCTCTATCGGCGACCTGGTGTGGAGAGACAATGATGGCAATGGCTTACAAGGTGGAGTCGGTGAAACAGGCATCCCTGGAGTCATCGTGACTCTGACCTATACGATCAACAGCACGAATTTCACCGTGCTTGATACCACTGATGCCAATGGTATCTATACCTTTAACAATCTTCCGCCGGCCACCTATGCGGTTAATTTTGGCACCCCCTCCGGGTACAGTGCCACTACCGCCAATGCCGGAGGCAATAGCTCAAACAGCAGCACCACAGATACCAATGACAGCGATCCAACCGGTGGCAATGTGACCGGAATCGTACTGGCTGCCGGTGAAAACAACCTGGGCATCGATGCAGGTTTCAACCAAACTGTCAATCTCGGCGATTATGTCTGGTTTGATCAAAATAATAACGGTTTCCAGGATCCTGGCGAACCAGGACTAGCCGGAGCTACTGTTAAATTGTATGCTGCCAACGGTACTACCCTTTTACAGACAGCACCAGTGACAGGAAACACCGGAGCCTACAATTTTACAGGACTGACTCCTGGCGACTATGTAGTAGGTGTAACTCCACCTGCAGGTTACAAATCATCAGCAGTAGATGGTGGTGATCCTGACAACAATACACTCAATGACGACAACGGAACAGGATCAGGCACCGGAGAAGTAAAAAGCTTACCAATCACCTTGACCAGTGGTGGCGAACCTACCAATGACGGTGATGGCAATAACGGCAACCTGACTGTAGACTTTGGTTTTGCAGGTACCGGTAGTATTGGAGATTTTGTATGGAAGGATCTCAATGCCAATGGTATTCAAAATGGTGGTGGTGAAACCGGCGTGCCTGGTGTCATTGCTACCTTGACTTATACGATCAATAGTACCAGCTTTACCATAAAAGATACTACAGATGCTAATGGTCTTTATTTATTCCCGAACCTTCCACCTTCCTCTACGTACTCTTTGTCATTTAGCAATGTTCCTGCAGGTATGGTGATTTCTCCATCCAATGTGGGAGATGATAATTTTGATAGTGATGGACCAGGTGCTATCGCAATCACTTTGGCCGCAGGTCAAAATGACTTGAGCAATGATCTCGGGTTATATGCTCCTGCAGCAATAGGCAATTTTGTGTGGCATGACTTAAATGCCAATGGTATACAGGATCCGGGTGAGCCAGGCATTTCAGGTGTAAGTGTCAGCCTCAGTGGAGGACCTTCTACTCCTCCTGCCACTAATACTGATGGAAATGGTAAATACCTGTTTAGCAATTTAACCCCTGGTACGTATACAGTGACTTTCGGTACACCTGCCGGAGGATATCTTGCATCTCCTGCCAATATAGGGTCAACGACAGATGATAAAGACAGTGATGCCGGATCGGGCGGCACAACAAGTGCCTATACCCTGGTCAGTGGTCAAACGGATACGACAGTGGATGCGGGATTTTATAAGCTTGCTTCCCTAGGAGACTATGTCTGGTATGATAAAAACAAAAACGGCATCCAAGACAATATTATTGACCCCAATGGGAATATAGTAGGTCCGGAAATGCCGGTACAGGGTATCTCGGTCCAGTTAAAACGCGTGTCAGACAATAGTGTGGCGGGTACGGCAGTAACGAATTCATCCGGCTTCTATTTATTTAGCAATGTGATTCCCGGAGATTATTATGTGCAAATGGTGACCGCTACGATTCCTGCTAATTTTGATATTACCCAGAAAGATGTAAGCGGCAATACGATGGATACGAAGGACAGTGATTTTAATCCGGCTACAGGGAAATCAGATAATACCAATTTAACTTCCGGCGAAAATGATCTGACCTGGGATATGGGCATTTATATGATTTCTGCCAGTATCGTAGATCCCTGTATTTGTAAGAATAATGCGACTAATGGCAAAAATGGCCAATTTGATGAAATACTTGATGTTATGGCTACGCCAGGTGGATCCTGGATGATCATACAACAAACAGGTATGTACCTTTCTACAAGTCCTGCACCACCCGCTGCCCCTATTCCGGTTCCAGTGGGGACGATGCTAAACAATGTAGGATTGGGAATGTACCGATACAATTTTGTTCATATTGATTCTTTGGGATATACTGTAAGAGTGACCAATGGTACGGATACACTGATGATCACCAACCTTTGCCCTTACCCTGATGTGATCATGGCTGCTTTTGATACCGCATTGTGTATTTACGACGCCCCGATCAATTTGATGGCCACTGCCAATATGCCGGGTACTATCGATTATATTATCACAACTTCTGGAAACACCGAGATTCATACTAATGTCATCGATCCTGCTACCCTGGGTATGGGTACGTTCACCTTGAAGTTGACTTTTACCCCGCTGGATCCGACCTTATGTCAAAATACCTATATACAGTCATTTAATATTTCGATCAGTAATTGTCCTGCCGCCCTGGGCAACTTCGTCTGGAACGACCAAAATGCCAACGGAAAACAAGACCCCGGAGAGCCTGGAATTCCCAATGTTAATGTAACTTTGACTAACGTAACGACTGCCGCTACGACTAATGCCATGACTGCTCCAAACGGAAAGTACCTCTTTAACAATCTTGCCCCGGGCACATATAAAGTGACTTTTGGTACACCGGCGGGATATATACCGACTGCGGCCAATGCGGCAGGAGTATTGGATGATGTGGATAGGGATGCGGGAGCAGGAGGAATGACGGGTAATTATACTTTGATAGGAGGTCAGGTGGATAGTACGGTGGATGCGGGATTTAGATTACCACCCGATTTGACACCAACAATTTCACTGTCACCATCATCCTTTGTTGTTTCAGCGTCGAACCCTAATAGACAATTAAGAATGTTCGTAAGATTATCGGAAATTTTAAATCAACCTACAAATGGTACGACAATAACCATTCAAATTGTGAAAGATAATCGGTTCACCTTTACATATAATCCTGCTCTCACTTCTCTAGGCACCACCACATTAGAGAATACTGATTGGACATTTGATAATTCGAATCCGGTTTTCTGGATATGGAGAACAAATAAAGTTATTCCTGGATTAAACTCAACCACTTTTGGATTACAGGGAAATTTCAACACTCAAGGAGTCAATGGCACCAAATTTTTCACAGTTCAATTAATTAACGGAGGTGGCGGAGAAATTAATCTGAACAATAATGTGAATGCAGAAAAAATAGATTATTTTATATCAAATTAA
- a CDS encoding adenylate/guanylate cyclase domain-containing protein gives MLELDKYTRKLAAILFTDMVGYTAVMQRDEILAIKMQKRHQYVVDTCVQQFGGEVKNDMGDGSMSVLPSAIQVIQCAMAIQQELKKEPVVNIRVGIHIADVLIEESGKVHGDGINIASRIETLGVAGAILFSKEIYNKIKNHPEFKTVLVGSFPFKNVEEPMEVYAIANEGFAIPSAQEALSTGKLKKSNTTQPAEKGQKPISKAWWLAAPIVLLLAILLFKWVQQPTSASKLSLPPETSPAVENKQHWTGKVAHFDSRPASGVILDINGGVYKDTTDATGHFDLYLPSMYANERVTLTLFYEGKMNLSREIRLSEEVLQSLKLEPK, from the coding sequence ATGTTGGAACTCGATAAATATACGCGCAAACTAGCCGCTATACTCTTTACAGATATGGTGGGTTATACTGCTGTCATGCAGCGCGATGAGATCCTGGCAATAAAGATGCAGAAACGACACCAATACGTAGTAGATACTTGTGTCCAGCAGTTTGGAGGTGAAGTCAAAAACGATATGGGTGATGGTAGTATGAGTGTCTTGCCCAGCGCCATCCAGGTCATCCAGTGCGCTATGGCTATCCAGCAAGAGCTCAAAAAAGAACCGGTAGTCAATATCAGGGTAGGCATTCATATTGCGGATGTATTAATCGAGGAAAGCGGTAAAGTACATGGAGATGGCATCAATATCGCTTCCAGGATCGAAACACTGGGTGTGGCGGGAGCCATCCTTTTTTCCAAAGAAATCTACAATAAGATAAAAAACCACCCTGAGTTTAAAACCGTATTGGTTGGATCTTTTCCGTTCAAAAATGTAGAGGAACCGATGGAGGTCTATGCGATCGCCAATGAAGGATTTGCAATACCTTCTGCTCAGGAAGCGCTGTCAACCGGCAAACTTAAAAAATCAAATACCACCCAGCCCGCTGAAAAGGGTCAGAAACCTATCTCCAAAGCGTGGTGGTTAGCTGCCCCCATCGTATTACTTCTGGCCATACTCCTGTTCAAATGGGTGCAGCAACCTACATCCGCAAGTAAACTATCGCTCCCTCCAGAAACCAGCCCTGCTGTCGAAAATAAACAACATTGGACAGGAAAAGTGGCTCATTTTGACTCCCGGCCAGCCAGTGGTGTTATATTGGATATCAATGGTGGAGTTTATAAAGATACGACCGATGCCACCGGACATTTTGATCTGTATTTGCCATCGATGTATGCCAATGAACGGGTGACCTTGACTTTATTTTATGAGGGCAAAATGAATCTAAGTCGCGAAATCAGGCTCAGTGAAGAAGTCCTGCAATCGCTCAAATTGGAGCCAAAATAA
- a CDS encoding cupin domain-containing protein, with product MKRNKFITAMTALLSAPFLSLAKGKTQPSRPGKAFKINAGEGRLHGHIQLKGVNTNILDVKISGKDTNGDLAIFEQTSLSQGRGTPLHVHLHQDEVFYVLEGAYYFQVGEEKFNLTVGDSIFLPRQVPHAWTQRSASGKMTVILQPAGKLEDFFVTMSSLDHTPGQAEMAKIFEDNDMKVVGPPLMLD from the coding sequence ATGAAAAGAAACAAATTCATCACGGCCATGACTGCCCTTTTGTCTGCCCCATTTCTCTCTTTAGCCAAAGGAAAGACACAGCCTTCCCGACCAGGCAAGGCTTTTAAAATCAATGCCGGCGAAGGCAGATTGCATGGCCATATTCAATTAAAAGGCGTCAATACCAATATCCTGGATGTAAAAATCTCAGGTAAGGATACTAACGGCGACCTGGCCATATTTGAACAGACTTCCTTATCCCAGGGCAGAGGCACGCCCCTCCATGTACACCTCCACCAGGATGAGGTGTTTTATGTGCTGGAAGGGGCCTATTATTTTCAGGTAGGAGAGGAAAAGTTTAATCTGACCGTGGGTGATAGTATATTCCTGCCCCGCCAGGTGCCTCACGCATGGACTCAAAGATCAGCCAGTGGCAAAATGACCGTAATCCTGCAGCCTGCCGGCAAACTGGAAGATTTTTTTGTGACGATGTCCAGCCTGGACCATACCCCCGGCCAGGCAGAAATGGCCAAAATATTTGAAGACAATGATATGAAAGTGGTTGGACCTCCATTGATGCTCGATTAG